One genomic segment of Verrucomicrobiia bacterium includes these proteins:
- a CDS encoding response regulator transcription factor, whose amino-acid sequence MKTNIRIAVVEDVARVRRQIVETLNARPDWEVVAECAHADAALHEIPAAHPDVVLLDIQLSGTSGLDLIAPLKRRVRHVRVVMLTVVESSREIACAIGLGAQGYLVKQDAPDLVAGVEDILAGRTPLMSATVARQIWALLKDLHPGAVQRNSGLTPREIQVLDLTAQGLQRGEIAAALGISENTVKHHFGNIFEKLGVHSVKEALIKLRGGRGLLD is encoded by the coding sequence ATGAAGACCAACATCCGCATCGCCGTGGTCGAGGATGTCGCCAGAGTCCGCCGGCAGATCGTCGAAACCCTGAACGCCCGGCCGGACTGGGAGGTGGTGGCGGAGTGTGCGCATGCCGACGCGGCGCTGCACGAGATTCCTGCCGCACATCCGGACGTCGTGCTGCTGGACATCCAGCTTTCCGGCACCTCCGGACTGGACCTGATTGCACCCTTGAAGCGCCGCGTGCGTCATGTCCGTGTGGTCATGCTGACGGTGGTGGAAAGCAGTCGTGAGATCGCGTGCGCCATAGGACTTGGCGCCCAGGGCTATCTCGTCAAACAAGATGCACCGGACCTCGTCGCGGGCGTGGAGGACATACTGGCGGGTCGCACGCCGCTGATGAGTGCAACGGTCGCGCGACAGATATGGGCGCTGTTGAAGGACCTCCATCCGGGTGCGGTTCAGCGGAATTCCGGTCTCACGCCCCGCGAGATTCAGGTGCTTGACCTGACGGCGCAAGGTCTCCAACGGGGCGAGATTGCGGCCGCACTCGGCATTTCCGAAAACACTGTGAAGCACCACTTCGGAAACATTTTCGAGAAGCTGGGCGTCCACTCGGTGAAGGAGGCGTTGATCAAACTGAGAGGAGGCCGTGGGTTGCTGGATTGA